From the genome of Mugil cephalus isolate CIBA_MC_2020 chromosome 2, CIBA_Mcephalus_1.1, whole genome shotgun sequence, one region includes:
- the lcorl gene encoding uncharacterized protein lcorl isoform X2 has protein sequence MAAVQCTKCTAERKCFRRELDSWRHRLIHCVGFESILEGIYGPLLLRDLSLFDDCEPNEVDDWSPEASCSFCSLPLDKLSDQVHAGTSPLSSPSDYSPCQAPITSESSQSAHRFLQAVFQKKDVPLACDSNIPLIAQELMRKMIHQFALEYASKCVLHTNANGVTRTSSPASETSDAPLDLTVSRAQDEKESEPGPDGVLDLSNRNPACSATSSSSSSSNHKASGSLLPLLTEDLGLRGTRFRQSSALAAVLSSLCLTHQSLLYQILKLAHQEMSLSFVNHRPVGQTECHCDVKPQNNITPHSFAFSEFKDQNRSLCLTLSDCDHQSNGSAVYHPEDSKSSCSIHHHKDCNREGQHGSSYCCVQKCRMETYTVLCSKSLHCMSCQRLTTSCMNNRASSFASSHPLSQSHSLCTPSSGLCISSSICCNQHNCHACPKLPNHTCLTHARHTREKGAGDGDPPCPVLNREQSPSPPPLSPIPSDISKKTDEKPPFLLCHRQEEEIEVIVKSGPVSPSLQEADVETATAHELYSKSPESGQTEQNPSGTLLQVVMNRFSEKLETIRPLDKDPTLVSTTIYVSEKEQLPSPSTSQNQLHGDAHLTEIITTVLHTGSASDYSLSELFKRHDNGTKSPKTRLRCRQEVLAALATPADDASTRRHTRQIKRELAMLDQSCNKRKVPPAKKARLKDDNVTITTSCTKSDQLKNVSTRDTEDGVESHSISEGSLNMLCGESSKVVKEEMQTAAVTEEVQIIKEREEKEKEISRDENSFSLSGTIVHTFNLESKHGEQVSSSDAVLNQDITGTVTSVKSCGGPCEEIGECNGSEHGSHEEAPSGQSTNTDTPGKDFHGKDTQICQSNHFEVVRRSRRTIVPPQRFSSYVTESRISKMFVECFANKIFNHGALKDTDLTASTLHALSKDPDAKDSQLESEKEVSSEEHTGKLIFASTQNKQCEPSCTRSKNQRQVVPQTLAAKKNSPKKQHNSDNRTDDNDCAAMLSGRLRSSPKRLQLSRLHQNPSSIKSATCVESPPSTLYTSPIKLMFFSPVKDKKGVKYSLKSAGSGSGTQGGESFDPCEESSWSGTPEKHKTQSSESATSQVKSVLSPRKTATSREEQSASSPAKSTSSPAKSTSSPAKSTSSPAKSTSSPAKSTSSPAKSTSSPAKSTSSPAKSTSSPAKPASPLAKPASSPAKSASSPAKSASSPARSASSPAKSASSPAKSACSTPRSTAKSPCSPSKCASSPRSTSSSPKNGSRRSGEVTPNKRVAATGIQGSPCFLETTPPKRRPGRPKKLGPQLEQKAKRPIGRPRKLKSVDLVTGAKTLNGKCPLASDAEENVNRNLKITVVYGRSRRNKRMVSEGCGELQTEFNDACQAMGLKSDLGILLHNSKTRTSSIITASEELNFVSPAKEPSAQSSSIIKCQKRGDPLPSRKPGRPAKVKISGISVTVTTVSPRQRKIQINKDNGNSSETLIHKKVLPELKSAKEPRTISHQLPSQSQMEEGIEAKDEGKDKHQNQPVAVRHSMRVRKPSIHFLHAVATSTLRSYKHSNALLRRSKQLLLTKANNERRLEEQQSSVVASREERQLCNQERSSISQNMNRAAGVSVDSIFTPKKTLRWWAASAEEKSMNQELARRIRVISDTWVSDTVENQEKEMPLNCKQGTKGKSAFTKKSKHSSVVRTLFDCSPNKPRSCSMQQICSWFMQTTETQSLAIVKKASSRSPSELLLFPRSANKKTVCPSPQAERLRKHIKKFAKTVPKSPLQHQRLLRKRNRACLPTHIRRQLFTSSFVMDTFSRQVQRLSGRASSKYQDILVRARTRFFTRKERERWLKRQRNRKPINISKSCSNGHVVTGLKLKHKAFRRCAKAGFSGCLENGSTTSGLDQTWEPVDLHKEQNLCSKAWSPESLKECRVFLRKINSPDNESAEEEWDSCTVTLDDGSPSAFLFSGREKELVGVVKAVKTERKRSMNRRTASRERAGPQPKPVQEHDAMPAGRQKGKYKSPGVSSEPPQPPPAKMLRQSRMKRLTGPRWCDFVLEN, from the exons ATGGCAGCCGTACAGTGCACCAAATGCACTGCCGAAAGGAAATGTTTTCGGCGGGAACTTGATTCTTGGAGACACAGGCTGATACATTGCGTTG ggTTTGAAAGTATTCTGGAGGGGATCTATGGCCCTCTGCTGCTGAGAGACCTCAGTTTATTTGATG ACTGTGAACCCAACGAGGTGGATGACTGGTCCCCTGAAGCGAGCTGTTCATTCTGCAGCCTTCCCCTGGACAAACTCAGT GATCAAGTTCATGCAGGCACTTCGCCGCTATCTTCCCCCTCCGACTACTCTCCTTGTCAGGCCCCAATCACCTCCGAGAGCAGCCAGTCAGCTCACAGGTTCCTCCAGGCCGTGTTTCAGAAGAAAG ATGTGCCCCTGGCCTGTGATTCCAACATACCTCTGATTGCCCAGGAGCTGATGAGGAAGATGATACATCAGTTTGCGCTGGAGTACGCGTCCAAGTGCGTACTCCACACTAACGCCAATGGTGTCACGAGGACCTCGTCGCCTGCGTCAGAAACGTCAGATGCTCCTCTGGACCTCACAGTAAGCCGAGCACAGGACGAGAAAGAGAGTGAACCTGGACCAG ATGGCGTGCTGGACCTCTCCAACCGTAACCCGGCCTGCTCCGcaacgtcctcctcctcctcatcatctaaTCACAAAGCATCAGG CTCCTTGCTGCCATTGTTGACAGAAGATCTGGGACTACGAGGGACTAGGTTTCGTCAGAGTTCGGCGTTGGCTGCTGTTCTCAGTTCTCTCTGCCTGACCCACCAATCCTTACTCTACCAGATCCTGAAGCTGGCACACCAGGAAATGTCGCTGTCATTCGTTAACCACAGACCAGTTGGTCAGACTGAATGTCACTGTGATGTTAAGCCACAGAATAACATTACCCCTCATTCTTTTGCATTTAGTGAATTTAAAGACCAAAACCGCAGCTTGTGCTTAACTTTAAGCGATTGTGATCATCAAAGTAATGGCAGTGCAGTGTACCATCCAGAAGACTCCAAGTCCAGTTGTAGTATCCATCACCACAAAGACTGTAACAGGGAAGGTCAGCATGGTTCAAGCTACTGCTGTGTGCAGAAATGCAGGATGGAAACATACACGGTTTTGTGCTCCAAGAGCCTGCACTGCATGTCCTGCCAACGCCTGACTACAAGTTGTATGAACAACAGAGCAAGTTCATTTGCATCCTCTCATCCTTTATCTCAATCTCATTCACTTTGCACTCCCTCCTCTGGTTTATGCATTTCCTCATCAATTTGTTGTAACCAACACAACTGCCACGCTTGTCCCAAACTTCCGAACCACACCTGTCTGACACATGCCAGGCATACAAGGGAAAAAGGTGCTGGAGATGGGGATCCTCCTTGTCCAGTCCTCAACAGAGAGCAGAGCCCTTCTccaccccctctctcccctATCCCCTCAGACATCAGTaagaaaactgatgaaaaaccaccttttctcctctgtcacagacaagaggaagaaattGAAGTAATTGTTAAAAGTGGTCCTGTGAGTCCAAGCCTCCAGGAAGCAGATGTGGAGACAGCTACAGCACATGAGCTATACTCTAAATCCCCAGAAAGTGGTCAGACTGAACAAAACCCAAGTGGGACTTTACTGCAAGTTGTTATGAATCGCTTCAGTGAGAAACTGGAGACAATCAGACCTCTGGACAAGGACCCAACTCTGGTTTCTACAACCATTTATGTTTCTGAAAAGGAGCAACTGCCTTCTCCCTCAACCAGCCAGAACCAGTTACATGGTGATGCCCATCTGACTGAAATCATCACGACTGTGCTTCACACAGGCAGTGCCAGTGACTACAGTCTCAGTGAGCTATTCAAGCGCCATGATAATGGAACTAAGTCACCTAAAACCCGCCTCCGTTGTCGCCAGGAGGTCCTTGCTGCTTTAGCAACGCCCGCTGATGATGCTTCAACTAGAAGGCATACCCGACAAATTAAACGGGAGCTTGCCATGTTGGATCAGTCCTGCAATAAGAGAAAAGTGCCACCAGCAAAGAAGGCGAGACTGAAAGATGACAATGTCACTATAACTACATCATGCACTAAGTCAGACCAACTTAAAAATGTGTCTACAAGAGATACTGAGGATGGTGTAGAGAGTCATAGTATTAGTGAGGGATCGCTGAACATGCTTTGTGGAGAAAGTAGTAAAGTAGTGAAAGAAGAGATGCAGACTGCAGCAGTAACAGAAGAAGTTCAGATAattaaagaaagagaagagaaagaaaaggaaatatcCAGGGATGAAAacagtttctctctctcaggaACTATAGTACACACTTTTAACCTAGAGAGCAAACATGGCGAGCAAGTCTCAAGTAGTGATGCTGTCCTAAATCAGGACATAACAGGAACCGTGACCTCAGTAAAATCATGTGGTGGGCCTTGTGAGGAAATTGGTGAGTGTAACGGTTCTGAACATGGTAGCCATGAAGAAGCCCCATCAGGTCAAAGCACTAACACTGACACACCGGGTAAAGATTTCCATGGTAAAGACACACAGATATGTCAATCGAATCACTTCGAGGTGGTAAGAAGATCCAGAAGAACAATAGTCCCTCCACAGCGGTTCTCCTCCTATGTCACAGAATCCAGAATATCCAAGATGTTTGTTGAATGTTTCGCTAACAAAATATTTAACCATGGAGCACTGAAGGACACAGATTTGACAGCGAGCACCTTGCATGCCTTATCCAAAGATCCAGATGCAAAAGACAGTCAGCTTGAATCAGAAAAAGAAGTGTCCTCAGAGGAGCACACTGGGAAGCTAATCTTTGCATCAACACAAAACAAGCAATGTGAACCATCCTGCACTCGGTCAAAAAATCAACGCCAGGTTGTTCCACAAACGCTGGCTGCCAAAAAGAATAGTcctaaaaaacaacacaactctgACAACCGGACAGATGACAATGACTGTGCTGCCATGCTTTCTGGAAGGCTACGATCATCTCCAAAAAGACTACAGCTCTCAAGACTGCACCAAAACCCATCAAGTATCAAGTCTGCTACATGTGTTGAGAGCCCTCCCAGCACCCTGTACACTAGTCCAATtaagctgatgtttttttcacCAGTAAAGGATAAGAAAGGAGTCAAATACAGTCTGAAGTCAGCAGGTTCTGGCTCTGGCACACAAGGAGGAGAATCTTTTGACCCTTGTGAAGAGTCTTCATGGTCAGGGACACCTGAGAAGCACAAAACCCAGAGCAGTGAGTCTGCAACATCACAAGTAAAATCTGTTCTTTCACCACGAAAAACTGCTACCTCACGGGAGGAACAATCTGCTTCCTCGCCTGCTAAGTCTACTTCCTCGCCTGCTAAGTCTACTTCCTCGCCTGCTAAGTCCACTTCCTCCCCTGCTAAGTCCACTTCCTCGCCTGCTAAGTCCACTTCCTCGCCTGCTAAGTCCACTTCCTCGCCTGCTAAGTCCACTTCCTCACCTGCTAAGTCCACTTCCTCACCTGCTAAACCAGCTTCCCCGCTTGCCAAGCCAGCTTCCTCACCTGCCAAGTCTGCTTCCTCACCTGCCAAGTCTGCTTCCTCACCTGCCAGGTCTGCTTCCTCACCTGCCAAGTCTGCTTCCTCGCCTGCCAAGTCTGCTTGTTCAACACCCAGGTCAACTGCCAAGTCACCCTGTTCACCATCTAAGTGTGCCTCTTCACCCAGGTCAACTTCCTCATCACCTAAAAATGGGTCAAGAAGATCAGGTGAGGTTACTCCAAATAAACGTGTAGCTGCAACTGGGATCCAGGGATCACCATGTTTCCTTGAAACCACTCCTCCAAAAAGGCGTCCAGGCCGGCCAAAGAAGCTGGGACCCCAGCTGGAGCAAAAAGCTAAGAGGCCAATAGGCCGACCTCGTAAGCTGAAGTCTGTGGATTTAGTAACGGGGGCAAAAACTCTAAATGGAAAATGTCCTTTGGCGTCTGATGCTGAGGAGAACGTAAACAGGAATCTCAAAATAACAGTCGTGTATGGTCGTTCAAGGAGAAACAAACGTATGGTGTCTGAGGGCTGTGGAGAGCTGCAAACAGAATTCAATGATGCTTGTCAAGCAATGGGTCTTAAAAGTGACTTGGGCATTTTATTGCACAATTCTAAGACCCGCACAAGTAGTATCATAACAGCTTCAGAGGAACTAAATTTTGTCAGCCCTGCGAAAGAGCCTTCAGCTCAATCTAGCAGTATCATTAAATGTCAGAAGCGGGGTGATCCCCTACCCTCAAGGAAGCCAGGTCGACCTGCAAAAGTTAAAATCTCTGGAATCTCAGTTACTGTAACTACAGTTTCTCCTCGTCAACgtaaaattcaaataaacaaagataATGGGAACTCTTCCGAAACACTAATTCACAAGAAAGTACTACCAGAATTGAAATCTGCCAAAGAGCCCAGGACAATCAGTCACCAGTTACCAAGCCAGAGTCAGATGGAGGAGGGGATAGAGGCAAAGGATGAAGGTAAAGACAAACACCAAAATCAGCCTGTAGCAGTGCGACACTCAATGAGAGTAAGAAAACCTTCAATCCATTTTCTCCATGCTGTTGCCACCTCCACTCTCAGATCCTACAAACATAGCAATGCTTTGCTACGACGCTCTAAACAACTACTGCTAACCAAGGCCAACAATGAAAGGAGGCTGGAGGAGCAACAGAGTAGTGTAGTAGCGTCAAGAGAGGAAAGACAGCTCTGTAATCAAGAGAGGAGTAGCATCTCTCAGAACATGAACAGGGCAGCAGGGGTATCTGTGGATTCAATCTTTACCCCAAAAAAGACGCTACGGTGGTGGGCAGCATCAGCTGAGGAAAAGTCAATGAACCAGGAGCTTGCCAGGCGAATACGAGTCATCTCTGACACCTGGGTCTCAGACACTGTGGAGaaccaagaaaaagaaatgcccCTTAATTGTAAACAAGGCACTAAGGGCAAGAGTGCATTTACCAAGAAGTCAAAACATTCCTCTGTGGTGAGAACACTGTTTGATTGTTCACCTAACAAACCGAGGTCCTGTAGCATGCAGCAGATCTGCTCCTGGTTTATGCagaccacagagacacagtctCTCGCAATTGTCAAGAAGGCAAGCTCTCGTAGTCCTAGTGAACTTCTACTCTTCCCTCGTTCCGCCAATAAAAAAACCGTTTGTCCCAGTCCTCAGGCAGAGCGACTCCgcaaacacatcaaaaaatTTGCCAAAACTGTGCCAAAAAGTCCTTTGCAACATCAAAGACTGTTGAGGAAGAGGAATAGGGCATGTCTGCCAACACATATTAGGCGACAACTTTTTACTTCCAGCTTTGTTATGGACACATTCAGTCGCCAAGTCCAGCGGTTGAGTGGTAGAGCATCCAGTAAATACCAGGACATTCTGGTTAGAGCCAGGACAAGGTTTTTTACtcggaaagaaagggagagatggCTAAAGAGGCAGAGAAATAGGAAACccataaacatttcaaaaagttGCTCAAATGGACATGTAGTAACtggactaaaactaaaacacaaagcatTTCGGAGATGTGCAAAAGCTGGGTTCTCTGGCTGTTTGGAGAACGGTTCTACCACCAGTGGTCTTGACCAAACTTGGGAGCCTGTGGATCTACACAAagagcagaacctctgctcTAAAGCCTGGAGTCCTGAGAGCCTGAAGGAGTGCCGAGTGTTTCTGAGGAAGATCAACTCTCCAGACAACGAATCAGCTGAGGAGGAGTGGGACTCCTGCACTGTGACACTGGATGATGGGTCACCTTCTGCTTTCCTCTTTTCGGGAAGGGAGAAGGAACTGGTAGGAGTTGTTAAAGCTGTGAAAACGGAACGGAAAAGGAGCATGAACAGGAGGACTGCCTCGAGAGAGCGGGCAGGTCCTCAACCAAAACCAGTCCAGGAGCATGATGCAATGCCAGCGGGGAGGCAGAAAGGCAAATACAAAAGTCCCGGGGTCTCTTCTgaaccaccacaaccaccaccagcGAAAATGTTGAGACAATCGCGAATGAAGCGCCTAACTGGCCCAAGATGGTGCGACTTTGTGTTGG aaaactaa
- the lcorl gene encoding ligand-dependent nuclear receptor corepressor-like protein isoform X3: MAAVQCTKCTAERKCFRRELDSWRHRLIHCVGFESILEGIYGPLLLRDLSLFDDSVLWTYVGSCVILPGKLRMHDHGSFCLSDCEPNEVDDWSPEASCSFCSLPLDKLSDQVHAGTSPLSSPSDYSPCQAPITSESSQSAHRFLQAVFQKKDVPLACDSNIPLIAQELMRKMIHQFALEYASKCVLHTNANGVTRTSSPASETSDAPLDLTVSRAQDEKESEPGPDGVLDLSNRNPACSATSSSSSSSNHKASGRQHRQKEEYAERSWELSEGLLSKALKDIRSGRLQEQRAALLYGIPLQTLRQGLDGRPEGRLGALQQVTPGSRDFRDELTSCNVMSSMLGGEARLVLQKVAAWAERAEIGGAAEEHGDLSFPSSALTFYQSSGLQKTLPHCFPQLRDALQPPSSPTPSLEPPTPLRIPQVRCASDHNRPALAENSADNPHHRTSSAEGAASSSSAAARPSTLFKLRPPFLAQGCPSSASQSPHRLGPRGSSLDESEEGCRDKDKQPRKKRGRYRQYDHELLEEAITMVMAGRMSVSKAQGVYGVPHSTLEYKVKERTGTLKNPPKKKSANFCSSGSNLSGSGTVTSSTFSGSLASAADAKRF, from the exons ATGGCAGCCGTACAGTGCACCAAATGCACTGCCGAAAGGAAATGTTTTCGGCGGGAACTTGATTCTTGGAGACACAGGCTGATACATTGCGTTG ggTTTGAAAGTATTCTGGAGGGGATCTATGGCCCTCTGCTGCTGAGAGACCTCAGTTTATTTGATG ATTCTGTATTGTGGACCTACGTTGGAAGCTGCGTGATCCTTCCTGGAAAATTGCGAATGCATGATCATGGGTCCTTTTGTCTTTCAGACTGTGAACCCAACGAGGTGGATGACTGGTCCCCTGAAGCGAGCTGTTCATTCTGCAGCCTTCCCCTGGACAAACTCAGT GATCAAGTTCATGCAGGCACTTCGCCGCTATCTTCCCCCTCCGACTACTCTCCTTGTCAGGCCCCAATCACCTCCGAGAGCAGCCAGTCAGCTCACAGGTTCCTCCAGGCCGTGTTTCAGAAGAAAG ATGTGCCCCTGGCCTGTGATTCCAACATACCTCTGATTGCCCAGGAGCTGATGAGGAAGATGATACATCAGTTTGCGCTGGAGTACGCGTCCAAGTGCGTACTCCACACTAACGCCAATGGTGTCACGAGGACCTCGTCGCCTGCGTCAGAAACGTCAGATGCTCCTCTGGACCTCACAGTAAGCCGAGCACAGGACGAGAAAGAGAGTGAACCTGGACCAG ATGGCGTGCTGGACCTCTCCAACCGTAACCCGGCCTGCTCCGcaacgtcctcctcctcctcatcatctaaTCACAAAGCATCAGG GAGGCAGCACaggcagaaggaggagtacGCTGAAAGGAGCTGGGAGCTGTCTGAAGGGCTGCTGTCCAAGGCTTTGAAGGATATACGTTCAGGGAGGCTGCAGGAGCAACGGGCCGCGTTGCTTTATGGAATACCCCTCCAGACCCTCAGGCAAGGTCTGGACGGCCGGCCTGAGGGCAGGCTGGGAGCGCTGCAGCAAGTCACGCCGGGAAGCAGAGATTTCAGGGATGAACTGACGTCGTGCAACGTGATGTCGTCGATGTTGGGCGGCGAAGCCCGTCTCGTCCTGCAGAAGGTGGCAGCGTGGGCAGAGCGGGCGGAAATCGGAGGAGCGGCAGAGGAGCACGGAGACTTGAGTTTCCCTTCGTCCGCGCTCACCTTTTACCAATCGAGCGGTCTTCAAAAGACCCTCCCTCACTGTTTTCCCCAGCTCAGGGATGCCCTTCAGCCTCCATCAAGCCCCACCCCGAGCCTGGAGCCGCCCACGCCCCTGCGTATCCCTCAGGTTCGTTGCGCGTCCGACCACAACAGGCCGGCGTTGGCGGAGAACTCGGCCGACAACCCGCATCACCGTACCTCATCGGCCGAAGGTGCTGCCAGTTCGTCGTCAGCAGCTGCCAGGCCTTCGACTCTCTTCAAACTCAGACCTCCGTTCTTGGCACAGGGCTGCCCGAGCAGTGCCAGCCAGTCACCTCATCGCCTGGGACCGCGTGGATCCTCACTGGATGAGTCAGAAGAAGGTTGCCGGGATAAAGACAAGCAACCGAGGAAGAAGCGCGGCAGATACCGCCAGTACGACCACGAACTGTTGGAGGAGGCCATCACCATGGTGATGGCGGGTCGCATGAGTGTTTCCAAGGCCCAAGGGGTTTATGGGGTGCCCCATAGCACACTGGAATACAAAGTCAAAGAGCGCACAGGAACACTGAAGAATCCTCCCAAGAAGAAATCTGCCAACTTTTGTTCATCCGGTTCCAACTTGTCTGGCTCTGGTACCGTGACCAGTTCCACTTTCTCAGGGAGTCTCGCCTCAGCTGCAGATGCAAAGAGGTTCTAG